A stretch of Faecalibacterium duncaniae DNA encodes these proteins:
- a CDS encoding putative quinol monooxygenase, protein MEHMMLLVTYRMLPGQRDAFLQEVAAAGILAKVQQEDGFERYDYYLSAADPDELLIVEEWDSEAQQQAHVNTDHMAQLRAIKEKHVASTAMQRIAKAD, encoded by the coding sequence ATGGAACACATGATGCTTCTGGTCACCTACCGTATGCTCCCCGGCCAGCGGGACGCTTTTCTGCAGGAGGTTGCCGCTGCCGGCATTCTGGCAAAGGTCCAGCAGGAGGACGGTTTTGAGCGCTACGATTACTACCTGAGCGCCGCCGACCCGGACGAGCTGCTCATCGTTGAGGAGTGGGACTCCGAAGCCCAGCAGCAGGCCCACGTAAACACCGACCACATGGCCCAGCTCCGCGCCATCAAGGAGAAGCATGTTGCTTCCACTGCGATGCAGCGCATTGCCAAAGCCGACTGA
- a CDS encoding carbohydrate ABC transporter permease: MSHAVKTRSEKATLAARRTVCYAALVLLSFLCLFFFYVLVINSTRTHFEIQKGFSFLPGRSLMTNLKNVLSDANIPVLTGVRNSLIVSGCSAALSVYFSALTAYGIYAYNFRFKKAAFAIILLIMTMPTQVSALGFLQLITKMGLKNSFIPLIIPSIAAPAVFFFMKQYLDASLPMEIVEAARIDGAGEFYTFNHIVLPIMKPALAVQAIFSFVSSWNNYFIPALVLDTADKKTLPILIAQLRSADFLKFDMGKVYMLVAIAILPVIIVYLLLSKFIVRGVALGGVKG, translated from the coding sequence ATGTCACACGCAGTCAAGACAAGATCCGAAAAAGCGACCCTTGCGGCCCGCCGCACGGTGTGCTATGCGGCGCTGGTGCTGCTGAGCTTTTTATGCCTGTTCTTCTTCTATGTGCTGGTCATCAATTCCACTCGCACCCATTTTGAGATCCAGAAGGGCTTTTCCTTTCTGCCGGGCAGATCCTTGATGACCAACCTGAAAAACGTGCTGTCGGATGCCAACATCCCGGTGCTGACTGGTGTGCGGAACAGCCTGATCGTGTCCGGCTGCTCGGCTGCCCTCAGCGTCTATTTTTCGGCTCTGACAGCCTACGGCATCTACGCCTATAACTTCCGGTTCAAAAAGGCGGCGTTTGCCATCATCCTGCTCATTATGACCATGCCGACCCAGGTCTCGGCGCTGGGCTTCCTGCAGCTCATCACGAAGATGGGCCTGAAGAACAGCTTCATTCCCCTCATCATCCCCAGCATTGCGGCCCCGGCGGTGTTCTTCTTTATGAAGCAGTATCTGGATGCCAGCCTGCCCATGGAGATCGTGGAAGCCGCCCGCATTGATGGCGCAGGGGAGTTCTACACCTTCAACCATATCGTGCTTCCCATTATGAAGCCCGCTCTGGCGGTGCAGGCCATCTTCTCCTTTGTGTCCAGCTGGAACAACTACTTCATCCCCGCACTGGTGCTGGATACGGCAGACAAAAAGACCCTGCCCATCCTCATTGCACAGCTCCGCAGTGCCGACTTCCTCAAGTTCGATATGGGCAAGGTCTATATGCTGGTGGCCATTGCCATCCTGCCTGTGATCATTGTTTATCTGTTGCTGTCCAAGTTCATCGTCCGTGGTGTTGCACTGGGCGGTGTCAAGGGCTGA
- a CDS encoding helix-turn-helix domain-containing protein, which yields MLYDWTSTAALGVVRDIQPKEPLTLTGEGLWVCLISSGRCTASLTDASPSPAGSALILPPQSAAAGHLVLSRAPLTLTPEGESHLLCIQLTGQAAVQFLAGLTELPFLARGETCPAAAELLGRLAAEADTPRSRAASQLAFALLCELAGADSAAPPLPPLVEAAIEDIRQNYAGLYGVEELSERLGVSKSHLVRTFTAAVGVPPGRYLTTVRVEAAMRLLLHREYTLDVIASLCGFSGANYLCRVFKKETGQSPAQWRALAGQTARPLSPAESQREQALYI from the coding sequence TTGCTTTATGATTGGACAAGCACCGCAGCCCTTGGCGTGGTGCGGGATATCCAGCCCAAAGAACCCCTGACCCTGACCGGCGAGGGGCTGTGGGTCTGCCTGATCTCCAGCGGCAGATGCACTGCCAGCCTGACCGATGCCTCGCCCTCCCCGGCGGGCAGCGCACTGATCCTGCCGCCCCAGAGCGCGGCGGCGGGCCATCTGGTACTGAGCCGTGCCCCGTTGACCCTGACCCCGGAAGGGGAGAGCCACCTGCTCTGCATCCAGCTGACCGGACAGGCGGCGGTGCAGTTCCTTGCCGGGCTGACGGAGCTGCCGTTCCTGGCCCGGGGCGAGACCTGCCCCGCCGCCGCAGAGCTGCTGGGCCGCCTTGCCGCCGAGGCCGACACGCCCCGCAGCCGGGCTGCCAGCCAGCTGGCCTTTGCCCTGCTCTGTGAGCTTGCGGGGGCCGACAGCGCCGCCCCGCCCCTGCCGCCGCTGGTGGAGGCCGCCATTGAGGATATCCGCCAGAACTACGCTGGCCTGTACGGTGTGGAGGAGCTCAGTGAACGGCTGGGAGTCTCCAAGAGCCACCTTGTCCGCACCTTTACTGCCGCCGTAGGGGTGCCCCCGGGGCGCTACCTGACCACTGTGCGGGTGGAAGCAGCCATGCGGCTGCTCCTGCACCGGGAATACACGCTGGATGTCATAGCCAGCCTGTGCGGCTTCTCGGGGGCCAACTACCTGTGCCGGGTGTTCAAAAAAGAGACCGGCCAATCCCCCGCACAGTGGCGGGCCTTGGCCGGTCAGACAGCGCGGCCCCTCAGCCCGGCGGAAAGCCAGCGGGAGCAGGCACTGTATATTTAA
- a CDS encoding MATE family efflux transporter: protein MNLTKQFFKYVSQNIFGLIGTSCYILADTYFIAQAAGTDGVTLLNLCLPMYNLIFAFGSMIGLGAATRYAILQAQGEARAQRFFSNAILCACLIAIPFMLAGAFCPGTLLQLMGGDADIVALGLNYTRIFLLFTPFFMCNYIFSAFVRNDGDPSLAMVATLSGSLFNVVFDYIFIFPMGLGLPGAALATAISPVLSIAICSRHFFQKSNTLTFVRQAPSARLLVQSCQLGISGFVGELSSAVTTTVFNFLLLRLAGNVGVAAYGVVANFALVATAIFNGVAQGAQPLISQCYGKNEMAGAKKLLLLGCGTALALAAVLYGAVFGFTDTFVALFNSESSALMAEYAHSGMRIYFLGYFFAGCNIVAAGYLGAVNRPTEATITSVSRGVAAIVTCSLILSALFGMNGVWSAFPAAEAITLALTVFLLKRPQSVCS, encoded by the coding sequence ATGAACCTGACAAAGCAGTTCTTCAAGTATGTGTCGCAGAATATTTTCGGTCTGATCGGCACATCGTGCTATATTCTGGCCGACACCTATTTCATCGCCCAGGCGGCGGGCACCGACGGCGTGACCCTGCTGAACCTCTGCCTGCCCATGTACAACCTGATCTTTGCCTTCGGCTCGATGATCGGCCTGGGTGCGGCCACCCGGTACGCCATCCTGCAGGCGCAGGGCGAGGCGCGGGCGCAGCGGTTTTTTTCCAACGCCATCCTCTGCGCCTGCCTGATCGCCATCCCGTTCATGCTGGCGGGCGCGTTCTGCCCGGGCACGCTCCTGCAGCTCATGGGCGGCGATGCGGACATCGTGGCGCTGGGCCTGAACTACACCCGCATCTTCCTGCTGTTCACCCCCTTCTTCATGTGCAACTACATCTTCTCGGCCTTCGTCCGCAACGACGGCGACCCGTCCCTTGCCATGGTGGCCACCCTGAGCGGCAGCCTGTTCAATGTGGTGTTCGATTACATCTTCATCTTCCCCATGGGGCTGGGCCTGCCCGGCGCGGCGCTGGCAACGGCCATCTCGCCGGTGCTCAGCATCGCCATCTGCAGCCGCCACTTCTTTCAAAAGAGCAACACGCTCACCTTTGTCCGGCAGGCTCCCTCGGCCCGGCTGCTGGTGCAGAGCTGCCAGCTTGGCATCTCCGGTTTCGTCGGGGAGCTCTCCTCTGCCGTGACCACCACCGTGTTCAACTTCCTGCTGCTCCGGCTGGCGGGCAACGTGGGCGTGGCCGCTTACGGCGTGGTGGCAAACTTTGCGCTGGTGGCAACAGCCATCTTCAACGGCGTGGCCCAGGGTGCCCAGCCGCTGATCAGCCAGTGCTACGGCAAAAATGAGATGGCCGGAGCAAAAAAGCTGCTTCTGCTGGGCTGCGGCACTGCGCTGGCGCTGGCGGCGGTGTTGTACGGTGCCGTGTTTGGCTTTACCGATACCTTTGTTGCCCTCTTCAACAGCGAGAGCTCTGCTTTGATGGCCGAATATGCCCACAGCGGTATGCGCATCTACTTCCTGGGCTACTTCTTTGCAGGCTGCAATATTGTTGCGGCGGGCTATCTGGGTGCGGTCAACCGCCCCACCGAAGCCACCATCACCTCGGTCAGCCGGGGCGTGGCCGCCATCGTCACCTGCTCGCTGATCCTGAGCGCCCTGTTCGGCATGAACGGCGTGTGGTCGGCCTTCCCCGCCGCCGAGGCCATCACGCTGGCCCTGACGGTGTTCCTGCTCAAGCGCCCGCAGTCTGTGTGCAGCTGA
- a CDS encoding carbohydrate ABC transporter permease, with protein sequence MGAKPKKNGSISYAKWGYIFIAPFFLIFALFQLIPLGSTIYYSFFEYYRSGLKIIGPTFVGLKNYITLFATDLPKYFGNTLLLWIIGFIPQIAISLLLAAWFTDLRLKLKGQTFFKTVIYMPNLIMASAFAMLFFALFSDNGPVNAALVGMGILKEPFSFLNSVWGNRGLIGLMNFLMWFGNTTIMLMAAIMGVDPTLYEAAELDGCTPNQMFWKITIPLIRPILVYVMITSMIGGLQMFDVPQILTNGKGGPDRTSTTMIMYLNNHLFSKNYGMAGAVSVVLFLVCAVLCVIVYMALTKEDDGLSKAERKAHRQAAKQVKGGKA encoded by the coding sequence ATGGGAGCAAAACCAAAGAAGAACGGCTCGATCAGCTATGCAAAGTGGGGCTATATCTTCATTGCACCGTTCTTCCTCATCTTTGCGCTGTTCCAGCTCATCCCACTGGGGTCTACGATCTATTACAGCTTTTTTGAATATTACCGCAGCGGCCTGAAGATCATCGGCCCCACCTTTGTGGGCCTGAAGAACTACATCACCCTGTTTGCAACCGACCTGCCCAAATACTTTGGCAACACGCTGCTGCTCTGGATCATCGGCTTCATCCCGCAGATCGCCATCTCGCTGCTGCTGGCGGCCTGGTTCACCGACCTGCGCCTGAAGCTGAAGGGCCAGACCTTCTTCAAGACAGTCATCTACATGCCCAACCTCATTATGGCTTCGGCGTTCGCCATGCTGTTCTTTGCCCTGTTCTCGGATAACGGCCCTGTGAACGCTGCACTGGTGGGCATGGGCATCCTCAAGGAGCCCTTCAGCTTCCTGAACAGTGTCTGGGGCAACCGCGGCCTCATCGGCCTGATGAACTTCCTGATGTGGTTTGGCAATACGACCATCATGCTGATGGCGGCCATCATGGGCGTGGACCCCACCCTGTATGAGGCAGCGGAGCTGGACGGCTGCACCCCGAACCAGATGTTCTGGAAGATCACCATCCCACTCATCCGGCCGATCCTGGTCTATGTGATGATCACTTCGATGATCGGCGGCCTGCAGATGTTCGATGTGCCGCAGATCCTGACCAACGGCAAGGGCGGCCCCGACCGCACCTCCACCACCATGATCATGTACCTGAACAACCACCTGTTCAGCAAGAACTACGGCATGGCCGGCGCGGTCTCGGTGGTGCTGTTCCTGGTGTGCGCAGTGCTCTGCGTGATCGTTTACATGGCCCTGACCAAGGAGGACGACGGCCTGAGCAAGGCCGAGCGCAAGGCCCACAGGCAGGCGGCCAAACAGGTGAAGGGAGGAAAAGCATAA
- a CDS encoding ABC transporter ATP-binding protein encodes MASISCQHIYKIYPGATAPAVTDFNLEIQDKEFIIFVGPSGCGKSTTLRMIAGLEEISKGEMYIGGRLINDVPPKDRDIAMVFQSYALYPHMTVYKNIAFGLELRKTPKDEIDRRVHEAAKILEIEHLLDRKPKALSGGQRQRVALGRAMVRNPAVFLLDEPLSNLDAKLRTSMRTEIIKLHKKLATTFIYVTHDQTEAMTMGDRIVVMKDGIIQQVDTPQNLYDMPCNMFVAGFIGSPQMNFLDGTVTKNGDQYAIDLGGDTIPLPKEKTADGKLDSYVGKKVKMGIRPEDIDDEPEFMAKHPDCHLEAQVDVSEMMGAEIYLYLEYKGNKMTARVAPTSKARNGDTVRVAFDPHKVHLFDVETEQTILN; translated from the coding sequence ATGGCTTCGATTAGCTGCCAGCACATCTACAAGATCTATCCGGGCGCTACTGCTCCTGCTGTTACCGACTTCAACCTGGAGATCCAGGATAAGGAGTTCATCATCTTCGTCGGCCCCTCTGGCTGCGGCAAGTCCACCACCCTGCGCATGATCGCCGGTCTGGAGGAGATCTCCAAGGGCGAAATGTACATCGGCGGCCGCCTGATCAACGACGTTCCCCCCAAGGATCGTGATATCGCCATGGTGTTCCAGAGCTACGCTCTGTACCCCCACATGACCGTTTACAAGAACATCGCGTTCGGTCTGGAGCTGCGCAAGACCCCGAAGGACGAGATCGACCGCCGCGTTCACGAGGCTGCCAAGATCCTGGAGATCGAGCACCTGCTGGACCGCAAGCCCAAGGCTCTGTCCGGCGGCCAGCGTCAGCGTGTTGCTCTGGGCCGTGCAATGGTTCGTAACCCGGCAGTCTTCCTGCTGGACGAGCCCCTGTCCAACCTGGATGCAAAGCTGCGTACCAGCATGCGCACCGAGATCATCAAGCTGCACAAGAAGCTGGCTACCACCTTCATCTACGTTACCCATGACCAGACCGAGGCTATGACCATGGGCGACCGCATCGTTGTTATGAAGGACGGCATCATCCAGCAGGTCGATACCCCGCAGAACCTGTACGATATGCCTTGCAACATGTTCGTTGCCGGCTTCATCGGCAGCCCCCAGATGAACTTCCTGGACGGCACCGTGACCAAGAACGGCGATCAGTACGCCATTGACCTGGGCGGCGACACCATCCCCCTGCCCAAGGAAAAGACCGCTGACGGCAAGCTGGATTCCTATGTTGGCAAGAAGGTCAAGATGGGCATCCGTCCTGAGGATATCGACGACGAGCCCGAGTTTATGGCAAAGCACCCCGACTGCCACCTGGAGGCTCAGGTCGATGTGTCCGAAATGATGGGCGCTGAGATCTACCTGTACCTGGAGTACAAGGGCAACAAGATGACCGCCCGTGTCGCTCCCACCTCCAAGGCACGCAACGGAGACACCGTCCGCGTTGCATTCGATCCGCACAAGGTCCACCTCTTTGATGTCGAGACCGAGCAGACCATCCTGAACTAA
- the greA gene encoding transcription elongation factor GreA — MAQEIKMSASGLKAMQDELEYLKTVRRKELAEEIKEARSHGDLSENSEYDEAKNTQGLVENRITELEQMVKNAVIIDESELSVDSVAVGTHVSIKMIGDDEAEEYDIVGRTEADPINGKISDESPVGHALLGKAVGEKAEVLLPSGQIVEYEVLAITHAAN, encoded by the coding sequence ATGGCACAAGAAATCAAGATGTCCGCTTCCGGCCTGAAGGCGATGCAGGACGAACTGGAATACCTCAAGACGGTCCGCCGCAAGGAGCTGGCCGAGGAGATCAAGGAAGCCCGCAGCCACGGCGACCTTTCTGAGAACAGCGAGTACGATGAAGCCAAGAACACCCAGGGTCTGGTGGAGAACCGCATCACCGAGCTGGAGCAGATGGTCAAGAACGCTGTGATCATCGACGAGAGCGAGCTGAGCGTGGACAGCGTTGCTGTTGGCACCCACGTTTCCATCAAGATGATCGGTGACGATGAGGCCGAGGAGTACGATATCGTTGGCCGCACCGAGGCTGACCCCATCAACGGCAAGATCAGCGACGAGAGCCCTGTGGGCCACGCTCTGCTGGGCAAGGCCGTGGGCGAGAAGGCTGAAGTCCTGCTGCCCTCCGGCCAGATCGTCGAGTACGAAGTGCTGGCCATCACCCACGCCGCAAACTGA
- a CDS encoding twin-arginine translocation signal domain-containing protein, which translates to MRKISRRNFLLASGAVTISAALSACGGSSSSTGAASSAAASSAASAAPAAQGKVLNIWCWNDEFQGRFNNYYPEVASIAEDKSTTTLKDGTVVKWTINANENNNYQNKLDEALLNQDSAADDDKVDIFLIEADYALKYVDSDYALDVKADIGLTDADLAGQYQYTKDIVSVDGSQRGTTWQATPGLFAYRRSIAKEVLGTDDPTEVQSHLSDWDKFNEVAAQASAKGYKMLSGFDDAYRTFSNNVDAPWVDGTTVKVDPNIMKWVDQTKEYTDKGYNNKSSLWDSQWAADQGPSGKVFGFFYSTWGINFTLLGNSLETPVAEGGKEEVGNGIYGDYAVCEGPQPYYWGGTWICAAAGTDNTDIIRDVMQKLTCDEAIMKQITLDTQDYTNNEKAMEEIANSDYASDFLGGQNHIALFAEAAKKIDMSNAGPYDQGLNESFQNAFKDYFTGTVDEDTAKANFETAIKEKYPELTDVVWPA; encoded by the coding sequence ATGAGAAAGATTTCGCGTCGTAATTTCCTGCTGGCTTCCGGTGCAGTTACCATCAGTGCAGCGCTGAGCGCATGCGGCGGCTCCTCTTCTTCTACCGGCGCGGCATCCTCTGCCGCAGCTTCTTCCGCCGCTTCCGCTGCTCCGGCAGCTCAGGGCAAGGTGCTGAATATCTGGTGCTGGAACGACGAGTTCCAGGGCCGCTTCAATAACTATTACCCCGAGGTCGCCTCCATCGCGGAGGACAAATCCACCACCACCCTGAAAGATGGCACCGTTGTCAAGTGGACCATCAACGCCAACGAGAACAACAACTACCAGAATAAGCTGGATGAGGCCCTGCTGAATCAGGACTCCGCCGCCGATGATGACAAGGTAGATATCTTCCTGATCGAGGCTGACTACGCATTGAAGTATGTGGATTCCGATTACGCGCTGGATGTCAAGGCAGACATCGGCCTGACCGATGCCGATCTGGCTGGTCAGTACCAGTACACCAAGGATATTGTCAGCGTGGACGGCAGCCAGCGCGGCACCACCTGGCAGGCGACCCCCGGTCTGTTCGCATACCGCCGCAGCATCGCCAAGGAAGTGCTGGGCACCGATGATCCCACCGAGGTGCAGAGCCATCTGTCCGATTGGGATAAGTTCAACGAGGTGGCTGCACAGGCCTCTGCAAAGGGCTACAAGATGCTGTCCGGCTTCGATGATGCTTACCGTACCTTCTCCAACAACGTGGACGCTCCCTGGGTGGACGGCACGACCGTCAAGGTAGACCCCAACATTATGAAGTGGGTCGATCAGACCAAGGAGTACACCGATAAGGGCTACAACAACAAGTCCAGCCTGTGGGACAGCCAGTGGGCAGCCGATCAGGGCCCGAGCGGCAAGGTGTTTGGCTTCTTCTATTCCACCTGGGGCATCAATTTCACCCTGCTGGGCAACTCTCTGGAGACCCCTGTGGCCGAGGGCGGCAAGGAAGAAGTGGGCAACGGCATCTACGGCGATTACGCAGTCTGCGAAGGTCCTCAGCCCTATTACTGGGGCGGCACCTGGATCTGCGCGGCAGCCGGTACCGATAATACCGATATCATCCGCGACGTGATGCAGAAGCTGACCTGCGACGAAGCCATTATGAAGCAGATCACCCTGGATACGCAGGATTACACCAACAACGAGAAGGCCATGGAAGAGATCGCAAACAGCGATTATGCCTCCGACTTCCTGGGCGGCCAGAACCATATCGCCCTGTTTGCAGAAGCTGCAAAGAAGATCGATATGTCCAATGCAGGCCCGTACGATCAGGGCCTGAACGAGAGCTTCCAGAATGCCTTCAAGGATTACTTTACCGGCACGGTGGACGAGGATACCGCAAAGGCAAACTTCGAGACCGCCATCAAGGAAAAGTACCCCGAGCTGACCGATGTGGTCTGGCCCGCATAA